In a genomic window of Methanosarcina horonobensis HB-1 = JCM 15518:
- a CDS encoding DUF169 domain-containing protein has protein sequence MDIKEINSYGQEMIECLKLTTSPVAVKLVPKGEKVPEGIKKADEGMRHCQFIDRVRKTGEELYTLGEDQMCKGGAGVMGLGALPPKVASGEFYYKGLKQFSTQEAAKLTIEMVPTLAPDSTEAVLYASLEKVTFMPDLVLIICNPKQIMLLTQAYMYKTGGRLEVSFAGKQSLCSDGVVQAKEGEIGVTVGCSGSRAYTEITDDEMTMGIPIDFLPDIAAGLKEICPN, from the coding sequence ATGGACATAAAAGAAATTAACAGCTACGGACAGGAAATGATCGAGTGTCTTAAACTCACAACTTCTCCAGTTGCGGTTAAACTGGTCCCGAAGGGAGAAAAAGTTCCGGAAGGAATTAAAAAGGCGGATGAGGGAATGAGACACTGCCAGTTCATCGACCGGGTGAGAAAAACCGGAGAGGAGCTATACACTCTGGGAGAAGACCAGATGTGCAAAGGCGGAGCAGGTGTCATGGGCCTTGGAGCACTCCCTCCGAAAGTCGCAAGCGGAGAGTTTTATTATAAAGGCTTAAAGCAGTTCAGCACCCAGGAGGCTGCAAAGCTCACTATAGAAATGGTGCCGACACTGGCTCCGGACTCTACGGAGGCTGTCCTGTATGCCTCCCTTGAAAAGGTTACGTTCATGCCGGATCTTGTACTGATAATCTGCAACCCGAAGCAGATAATGCTACTCACCCAGGCTTACATGTATAAAACCGGAGGCAGGCTTGAAGTCAGTTTCGCAGGCAAACAGAGCCTCTGTTCCGATGGTGTGGTGCAGGCTAAAGAAGGTGAAATAGGAGTTACAGTAGGCTGCAGCGGTAGCAGGGCTTATACAGAAATTACAGACGACGAAATGACAATGGGCATCCCGATCGACTTCCTTCCCGACATCGCAGCCGGACTTAAGGAAATCTGCCCTAACTGA
- a CDS encoding NOB1 family endonuclease, with the protein MTSYIADSAVFIMGNCNVDSSLLITVPSVADELKSSDSILRFDLAKEGGLRVEWPEPEMVKEVRKKAEQTRDSEELSKTDLEVLAKALEHRETAVLLTDDYAVQNVAVQLGIQVKPIAQKKIKDVLIWQKQCIGCRKTFEKGDECPICGSPLKKKRKKRLKGKGYQEN; encoded by the coding sequence ATGACCTCTTACATAGCAGACTCGGCAGTTTTTATTATGGGAAACTGCAACGTGGACAGCTCGCTGCTTATTACAGTCCCTTCGGTTGCGGACGAGTTAAAAAGCAGTGACTCCATACTCCGTTTTGACCTTGCAAAAGAGGGAGGACTCAGGGTAGAATGGCCGGAACCTGAAATGGTAAAAGAGGTTCGGAAAAAAGCTGAACAGACCCGGGACTCAGAAGAGCTATCAAAAACAGATCTGGAAGTTCTTGCAAAAGCACTTGAACACAGGGAAACGGCGGTACTGCTTACAGATGATTATGCAGTCCAGAACGTTGCCGTGCAGCTCGGGATTCAGGTTAAACCGATTGCCCAGAAAAAGATAAAGGATGTTCTTATCTGGCAAAAACAGTGTATTGGCTGTAGAAAAACCTTTGAGAAAGGGGACGAATGCCCTATTTGCGGTTCACCCCTGAAAAAAAAGAGAAAAAAAAGACTTAAAGGCAAAGGTTATCAGGAAAACTGA
- a CDS encoding flavodoxin family protein, giving the protein MNKKILILTGSPRKNGNSDMLADAFMKGAQEKGHTVNKIEVAKLNISGCKACIMCWTKDGACIQCDDMAEIEPLLESADMLVLVSPLYFFGISAQLKAVIDRFCAYCVDNCKKSLNIKESALIMCGECDEERFFSGAIDTYKYTADYMKWKDRGILIATSVAAKGDVLQGDWLAKAQAFGTHI; this is encoded by the coding sequence ATGAATAAAAAAATACTGATACTTACTGGTAGTCCACGAAAGAACGGGAATAGCGATATGCTGGCAGATGCCTTTATGAAAGGAGCACAGGAAAAAGGGCATACAGTAAACAAAATCGAAGTGGCAAAACTCAATATTAGTGGATGTAAGGCCTGTATCATGTGCTGGACAAAGGATGGAGCCTGCATTCAGTGTGATGATATGGCAGAGATTGAACCACTGCTCGAAAGCGCAGATATGCTTGTACTGGTTTCTCCTTTGTATTTTTTTGGGATTTCTGCACAGTTGAAGGCTGTGATTGACAGATTTTGTGCCTATTGTGTGGATAACTGTAAAAAATCGCTTAATATAAAGGAATCTGCTTTGATTATGTGCGGAGAGTGCGATGAAGAACGATTTTTTAGTGGTGCCATAGATACTTACAAGTATACGGCAGATTATATGAAATGGAAAGACAGAGGTATCTTAATAGCTACCAGTGTAGCAGCAAAAGGAGACGTTTTACAAGGGGATTGGTTGGCTAAAGCACAAGCTTTCGGCACTCATATTTAA
- a CDS encoding orotate phosphoribosyltransferase-like protein: MKNIEDLIQKAVELQNNGLGTGQIADELNVSRETVTWLLTRSKKEIAAPAPKDISVNWSSIGKSATRLHYISLALCDMVLETLEKTNTEVDVVVGVAASGIPLASMMANELGADFALYHSRKGHDMVQPGQKGTISRNFGSVAGKNCVIVDDVITTGSTTMEVIEQLREMDAKPRVVVVLVDKKGADTIANVPIQSLVRIVRVD; the protein is encoded by the coding sequence ATGAAGAATATAGAAGATCTCATTCAGAAAGCTGTGGAACTGCAGAACAACGGACTTGGAACCGGCCAGATTGCCGATGAACTTAATGTTTCAAGAGAAACAGTTACATGGCTTTTAACCCGTTCGAAAAAAGAAATCGCAGCCCCCGCTCCAAAAGACATATCCGTAAACTGGAGCAGCATAGGAAAGAGCGCTACACGGCTTCACTACATCTCACTTGCACTCTGTGACATGGTGCTTGAGACCCTGGAAAAGACAAACACTGAAGTGGATGTAGTAGTTGGCGTTGCAGCTAGCGGCATTCCCCTGGCAAGCATGATGGCAAACGAGCTGGGAGCAGATTTTGCCCTTTACCATTCCCGTAAAGGACATGACATGGTCCAGCCCGGCCAGAAAGGTACCATTAGCAGAAACTTCGGAAGCGTCGCAGGTAAGAACTGCGTAATTGTTGATGATGTAATTACCACAGGTTCAACCACAATGGAAGTAATCGAGCAGTTGCGCGAAATGGACGCAAAGCCCAGAGTAGTTGTGGTTCTTGTGGACAAAAAAGGCGCGGATACAATTGCCAATGTTCCTATCCAGTCTCTGGTAAGGATAGTGCGCGTGGACTGA
- a CDS encoding LbetaH domain-containing protein: MTGFPALLKTKNIYDDYMEWLLSTAIICRTSHAFRCTEYSAGTCHSYFHRQQCLVWCSSIVNPGFSIGDGTVIGSGSVVTKDVPVNVVAVGNPCRAKNKITEKDKSSFLEMLCNE; encoded by the coding sequence TTGACTGGCTTCCCAGCACTCTTGAAAACCAAAAACATATATGACGACTATATGGAATGGCTGCTTTCTACTGCAATCATATGCAGGACATCCCATGCGTTCCGATGTACGGAATACTCGGCTGGAACATGCCACTCCTATTTTCATAGGCAACAATGTTTGGTTTGGTGTAGCTCTATTGTGAATCCGGGTTTTTCCATTGGCGATGGCACAGTCATCGGTTCCGGGAGTGTAGTGACAAAAGATGTTCCGGTTAATGTAGTAGCTGTTGGCAATCCGTGCAGAGCGAAAAATAAAATTACTGAAAAAGATAAAAGTAGTTTTCTGGAGATGCTATGTAATGAATAA